In Fundulus heteroclitus isolate FHET01 chromosome 8, MU-UCD_Fhet_4.1, whole genome shotgun sequence, a genomic segment contains:
- the LOC105926063 gene encoding uncharacterized protein LOC105926063 — translation MFACETSAVMKSVGAEEELISNPNLNHKVELLTLVKVSQAKFFQYPKYTAVDCTLPELMEEEDQFAPEVEEELLVKDFQTSVKTSGSGELKAGEKTVGGAAASASCDSVDGLEPVSIKKKKADLKAVRKKFSGRKLKKEMLKLLKLKDKHKLAFVHQTVYNDGPVKMTKGSAQSGSLSLSYQSVLNLLFKGSREENTTFTVPEKSTFAFGLQEIMLEDDTMEIPFETWSHKKNFGVFTHDSLDPDLLQEAREGISMKETLLKPLTKLPLLARQDLLKKLQEVLDEEEALGLLEEALDQSSRDEYECSSSAAVSSFMNLLHEPKVSTKVMDAVHLLVSAMDALPQAKLRPLTSCGLETLAVLSQLVESLKDGDEVRLPASVPVPLQQDGELRWAADLLCSSEETLTELSDSWNRPPEVLLEVLALTVRGVHMLQAGC, via the exons atgtttgcgtgtgaaaccAGCGCGGTGATGAAGAGCGTCGGGGCGGAGGAGGAGCTGATCTCCAACCCCAACTTAAACCACAAAGTGGAGCTTCTGACGCTGGTCAAAGTCAGCCAGGCCAAGTTCTTCCAGTACCCCAAGTACACCGCCGTGGACTGCACCTTACCGGAGCtcatggaggaggaggaccaGTTTGCTCCAG AGGTTGAAGAGGAGCTCCTGGTGAAGGACTTCCAGACGTCTGTGAAGACGAGCGGCAGCGGCGAGCTGAAGGCAGGCGAGAAGACGGTGGGCGGCGCCGCGGCGTCCGCCAGCTGCGACTCCGTGGACGGCCTGGAGCCGGTCAgcatcaagaagaagaaggccgACCTGAAGGCCGTGAGGAAGAAGTTCAGCGGCAG GAAGCTTAAGAAGGAAATGTTAAAGCTGCTGAAGCTGAAGGACAAACACAAGCTGGCGTTTGTTCACCAGACGGTTTACAACGATGGACCCGTCAAGATGACCAAAGGTTCTGCTCAGAGCGGATCGCTCTCTCTGTCCTACCAGAGCGTCCTCAATCTGCTCTTCAAG GGCAGCCGGGAGGAGAACACCACCTTCACCGTCCCAGAGAAGTCCACCTTTGCTTTTGGCCTTCAGGAGATCATGCTGGAGGACGACACCATGG AGATTCCCTTTGAAACCTGGTCCCACAAGAAGAACTTTG GTGTGTTCACACACGACAGCCTGGACCCAGACCTCCTGCAGGAGGCCAGAGAAG GGATCTCCATGAAGGAGACTCTCCTGAAGCCGCTCACTAAGCTGCCCCTGCTGGCTCGCCAGGATCTCCTGAAGAAGCTCCAGGAGGTTCTGGATGAAGAAGAAGCTCTGGGTCTGCTGGAGGAGGCG ctggatcagagcagcagagacGAGTACGAGTGTTCTTCGTCGGCGGCCGTCTCGTCCTTCATGAACCTCCTGCATGAGCCCAAAGTGTCCACAAAGGTGATGGACGCCGTCCACCTTCTGGTCAGCGCTATGGACG CTCTGCCACAAGCCAAGCTGCGACCTCTGACCTCCTGCGGTCTGGAGACTCTGGCCGTCCTCAGCCAGCTG gTGGAGAGTCTGAAGGACGGAGATGAAGTCCGTCTCCCAGCGTCTGTCCCCGTCCCCCTGCAGCAGGACGGGGAGCTGCGCTGGGCCGCTGACCTCCTCTGTTCCTCTGAGGAGACGCTGACAGAGCTGAGTGACAGCTGGAACCGACCGcctgaggttctgctggaggttctggcGCTGACCGTGCGGGGAGTCCACATGCTGCAGGCCGGCTGCTAG
- the LOC105925785 gene encoding uncharacterized protein LOC105925785, translating to MFAAETKALVKCLGSGKNLIYNKDLNQQINLLTVVRIRSGQFWEFPKYKVMNCTLPDLIGKKYSPDAEEKVLVEDFKTSLKTDRSGKLEGGLEGSGTAKLSGSSDCVDGLVQPVSIKIKKANLTALRKEFSGRNIDKGMRKLLKLKKKDKLAFVHETAYNTGPVTMFRKGSQKGSISGSLQKMATMCVSVDIQQDTTFTVKENSTFAYSLVEILLEGDTMEISLENWTHKRKGLTSDALDSDTMEQVQEKIEMMDSLMTPLEQLPESTRGDLLTRLREVLKEEDALSELEEMMDQSGDQPCEHPQSQAARSFMDLLDKSQESSGVKDAAFLLVSAMNVLPEEMLRPLTSCSPETLTVLSQLVESLKDGDEVRLPASVPVPLQQDGELRWAADLLCSSEETLTELSDSWNRPPEVLLEVLALTVRGVHMLQAGC from the exons ATGTTCGCAGCGGAAACCAAAGCTTTGGTCAAGTGTCTGGGATCTGGGAAGAATCTCATCTACAACAAAGATCTAAATCAACAAATCAACCTTCTGACTGTGGTTAGAATCAGGAGTGGACAATTCTGGGAGTTCCCCAAGTATAAGGTGATGAATTGCACCTTACCTGACCTCATAGGGAAGAAGTATTCACCAG ATGCTGAGGAGAAGGTCTTGGTGGAGGACTTCAAgacttctttaaaaactgacagGAGTGGCAAATTGGAGGGAGGACTGGAAGGTTCAGGTACGGCTAAGCTCTCCGGCAGCTCCGACTGTGTGGATGGTCTGGTTCAGCCGGTCAGCATCAAGATTAAGAAGGCCAACCTCACAGCTCTGAGGAAAGAGTTCAGCGGAAG GAACATTGATAAAGGAATGCGGAAGCTGctgaagctgaagaagaaggaCAAACTGGCGTTTGTTCATGAGACAGCTTACAACACTGGACCTGTGACCATGTTTCGGAAAGGAAGTCAGAAGGGATCCATCTCAGGATCACTTCAGAAAATGGCAACTATGTGTGTTTCG GTCGATATCCAGCAGGACACCACCTTCACCGTGAAGGAAAATTCCACCTTCGCTTACAGCCTGGTGGAGATCCTGCTGGAGGGTGACACGATGG AAATCTCGTTAGAAAACTGGACTCACAAACGAAAAG GTCTGACCAGCGACGCCCTAGACTCTGATACAATGGAGCAAGTCCAAGAGA AGATTGAGATGATGGACAGTCTGATGACGCCGCTGGAACAGCTTCCTGAATCGACTCGTGGTGATCTGCTGACACGGCTCAGAGAGGTTCTGAAGGAAGAAGACGCTCTGAGCGAGCTGGAGGAGATG ATGGACCAGAGCGGCGACCAACCCTGTGAGCATCCTCAGTCTCAGGCCGCCAGGTCCTTCATGGACCTGCTGGACAAGTCCCAGGAGTCTTCAGGGGTGAAGGATGCTGCGTTCCTGCTGGTCAGTGCCATGAATG TTCTGCCAGAGGAAATGCTGCGACCTTTGACCTCCTGCAGTCCTGAGACTCTGACCGTCCTCAGTCAGCTG GTGGAGAGTCTGAAGGACGGAGATGAAGTCCGTCTCCCAGCGTCTGTCCCCGTCCCCCTGCAGCAGGACGGGGAGCTGCGCTGGGCCGCTGACCTCCTCTGTTCCTCTGAGGAGACGCTGACAGAGCTGAGTGACAGCTGGAACCGACCGcctgaggttctgctggaggttctggcGCTGACCGTGCGGGGAGTCCACATGCTGCAGGCCGGCTGTTAG